One Halobaculum sp. CBA1158 DNA segment encodes these proteins:
- a CDS encoding creatininase family protein yields the protein MPETERDLATMTWEDAGDALLSADAVVVPTGSTEQHSVHLPLSTDSLRAEHLSAELVGAAPDHGLDLLRAPTLPYGDSEHHMPFPGTVTLSQDTYKQALIDVGSSLAEHGAKRVLFLNCHGGNKQALSLATDRLNRDHEIGAHFVHWTDFGRDELEDHFGDGWGHAGDHETSFVELVRDDLVKSDRKEPQEADEMPGTRSYTYFSEVTELGGLGDPTNSDPEFMAEVVDNTTERILEALAEDIENGW from the coding sequence ATGCCCGAGACCGAACGCGACCTCGCGACGATGACCTGGGAGGACGCCGGCGACGCCCTCCTGAGCGCCGACGCGGTCGTCGTCCCCACCGGCAGCACCGAACAGCACTCCGTCCACCTCCCGCTGTCGACCGACAGCCTCCGCGCGGAGCACCTCTCGGCCGAACTCGTCGGGGCGGCCCCGGATCACGGGCTCGACCTGCTTCGCGCCCCGACGCTCCCCTACGGCGACAGCGAGCACCACATGCCGTTTCCCGGAACGGTCACCCTCTCGCAGGACACGTACAAGCAAGCGCTGATCGACGTCGGGTCCTCACTCGCGGAGCACGGTGCCAAGCGCGTGCTGTTTCTCAACTGCCACGGCGGCAACAAGCAGGCGCTGTCGCTGGCGACCGACCGGCTCAACCGCGACCACGAGATCGGTGCGCACTTCGTCCACTGGACCGACTTCGGTCGCGACGAGTTGGAGGACCACTTCGGCGACGGCTGGGGCCACGCCGGCGATCACGAAACGAGCTTCGTGGAACTCGTCCGCGACGACCTCGTGAAGTCGGATCGCAAGGAGCCGCAGGAGGCCGACGAGATGCCGGGGACGCGCTCGTACACGTACTTCTCGGAGGTGACCGAACTGGGCGGGCTGGGCGATCCGACGAACTCCGACCCGGAGTTCATGGCCGAAGTGGTGGACAACACGACCGAGCGGATCCTGGAGGCGTTGGCGGAGGACATCGAGAACGGGTGGTAG